GAAAACTTAATTCTAAACGTTGACGGTACTATCGGTATCTTAATGGTTGACATGTGGAGAGCTTTAGGGTATACTGAGAAAGAAATAAATGAATTTATTGAAAGTGGGACATTAAATGCGTTCTTTATTGTGGGAAGAAGTATTGGATTCATCGGACATATTCTTGACGAAAAAAGACTTGGAATGCCAATGTATAGACACCCATGGGATGACATCTTATACCAAGTTGACAAAGCAGAAGAACTATAATTTTTCTTCTGCTTTTACAATGATTGAACTTCTCGTTGTAATTATAATAATAGGTATAATCGTAGCAACTCTTTCATTTAATTTTTCTCCAAACAGACTTCAATTAGCTACTGATCAATTGATTAAAGATATTAAATTTACACAATCTCTTGCTTTAAAAGATGATAAATATCAACCTTTTCCAAAAAGCTCTTCATCAGAAGATCAAAATCAAAGTAAATATTGGTTTAAACAGTGGTGGCAGTTAAGAATTGGTAGAACAACAAATGGAAATTATTTTTATGAGATATTTTCAGATTCAGTTAATTCTTCAAATATATTTGATAAAACAGCGAATCCATTATCTGAAGTAGCATTGGATCCGCAAACAAAAAAATATTTAACAGGTAATTATTCTGCAAATACAGATGAAGATTTGAATTTATCAAAAATGGGTATATCTATTATCAAAGATGACAACAATAATACTCTTACTTCTGGTTCTATAAGATTTGTATTTGATAATGTAGGAAATGTATATTTAGATGAAGGAACATCTGGTGATACTGGTGATATTAATCCATTTGACACTGGAAGACATCTTTTAACACATAACTATAAACTTAGGCTTTGTTCAGATAATAATTGTAATAATTGTATAGCAATAGAAATTTCTCCATCAGGGAATGTAGAACAAACTAATTGCAATTAATAAAAAATATTAATCTTTCTTTTTTTAGTAAGAGATAATATTTAAAACTAATTTTATACTAACTTTAATGTCAGATTTTTTCGCTGTTGTTTGGTTGTAAAAAGTTTTTTAATATTTCAATCACTATGGATGTACATATATAATATAATAATGATTAACACAAAATATTTTATTACTACAATTTAATATTCAGTAATCTAAATAAAATTGTACCAGACCCATGGAAACAGGATGTAAATATTCTATTAGATATTAGAAAAGAAATATACATACAATTAAACTGTATTAATATTAAAGGATATTAAAGAAATATAAAAATCAAAAACACTAAATTAAATTATGAGGTGCCAGACCCCAGATGATTGAAAAAGCAAGGATGAGGCTAAAAGCGGAGTATAAGAAGTAGAAAAAAGAGTAAAAAAAGGATAAAAAAGTAAAATTTCATAAAATTTCCTTAAAAAAAGGAGAATAGGTCTTGACAGGGGAAAAAAAATTTTATATACTTTCAGTCCTCAAACGGAAGAAGGGTTTGAGAGATGATAGAGAGCTTAGAGATAAGTAGCATACCCGAGGGGGGAATAGAAGTTATAATATAACTATAAACCCTAAGGGTATTAATAATACCAAATGTAAAACAAGAGTCAACGTAAATAACTTTGATTTTTGGGATTAAACATAATTCATTTTAATGGAGAGTTTGATCCTGGCTCAGAGTGAACGCTGGCGGCATGCTTAACACATGCAAGTCGAGGGGCAGCAGGCGGGAACTTCGGTTCCCGTGCTGGCGACCGGCGGACGGGTGAGTAACACGTAGCTACTTGCCCCACAGAGGGGGATAACACACCGAAAGGTGTGCTAATACCGCATACACCCGAGAGGGGAAAGGGCTTCGGTCCGCTGTGGGATAGGGCTGCGGCGTATCAGCTAGTTGGTGAGGTAACGGCTTACCAAGGCGATGACGCGTAGCTGGTCTGAGAGGATGATCAGCCACACTGGAACTGAGACACGGTCCAGACTCCTACGGGAGGCAGCAGTGGGGAATATTGGGCAATGGGGGAAACCCTGACCCAGCAATGCCGCGTGGAGGAAGAAGCCTTTCGGGGTGTAAACTCCTTTTGCAGGGGAAGAAACTGACGGTACCCTGCGAATAAGCTCCGGCTAACTCCGTGCCAGCAGCCGCGGTAATACGGGGGGAGCGAGCGTTACTCGGAATCACTGGGCGTAAAGGGTGCGTAGGCGGTTTGATAAGTTGGGAGTGAAATCCTATGGCTCAACCATAGAACTGCTTCCAAAACTGTCAGACTAGAGTTCGGGAGAGGCCAAGGGAATTCCTGGTGTAGGGGTGAAATCCGTAGAGATCAGGAGGAATGCCGAAAGCGAAGGCGCTTGGCTGGAACGATACTGACGCTGAGGCACGAAAGCGTGGGGAGCAAACAGGATTAGATACCCTGGTAGTCCACGCCCTAAACGATGGGTACTAGTGGTTGGGGGGATAGTCCCTCAGTCACGCAGCAAACGCGATAAGTACCCCGCCTGGGGAGTACGGCCGCAAGGCTAAAACTCAAAGGAATAGACGGGGACCCGAACAAGCGGTGGAGCATGTGGTTTAATTCGAAGATACGCGAAGAACCTTACCTGGGCTTGACATCCCTGGAACCCTGCAGAGATGCGGGGGTGCTACTTCGGTAGAACCAGGAGACAGGTGCTGCATGGCTGTCGTCAGCTCGTGTCGTGAGATGTTGGGTTAAGTCCCGCAACGAGCGCAACCCCTGTCCTTAGTTGGCATCAGTTCGGCTGGCCACTCTAAGGAGACTGCCCGGGCAACCGGGAGGAAGGTGGGGATGACGTCAAGTCATCATGGCCCTTATGTCCAGGGCGACACACGTGCTACAATGGCCGGGACAGAGAGATGCGAAACCGCGAGGTGGAGCAAATCTCTAAACCCGGTCTCAGTTCGGATTGCACTCTGCAACTCGAGTGCATGAAGGCGGAATCGCTAGTAATCGCGGATCAGCCATGCCGCGGTGAATACGTTCCCGGGTCTTGTACTCACCGCCCGTCACACCATGGGAGTCGGGTTCACCCGAAGTCGGTATCCCTAAGATAGGGGCCGCCTACGGTGGACCCGGCGACTGGGGTGAAGTCGTAACAAGGTAGCCGTAGGAGAACCTGCGGCTGGATCACCTCCTTTCAAGAGGAAGAGGGATATGGATTCGGTTCCATATCTCGACCCCGAGGGTATGCTACTTAGATGTAAGCTCTTTAACCCTTATCATGGGTGTGGGACTATAGCTCAGCTGGTTAGAGCGCACCCCTGATAAGGGTGAGGTCCCAGGTTCAAGTCCTGGTAGTCCCACCAGATATATAGATCTGGGGACATAGCTCAGCTGGTAGAGCGCCTGCCTTGCACGCAGGAGGTCAGGGGTTCGACTCCCCTTGTCTCCACCAGGGCTGAGGGAAATGAAGAGTGAAAAGTGAAAAGTTAAGAGTGTGAGAGACACTTTTAGCTTTACACTTTTAGAGAGTGTAAGAGAGTTCATTGAAAGTTGGTTGTTAAAAGTCTTGTCCACGCCGCGAGAAAGCTACTAAGGGCGAGCGGTGGATGCCTAGGCTGGAAGAGGCGAAGAAGGACGTGCTAGGCTGCGAAAAGCCAGGGGGAGTTGCCAAGAAGCGTTGATCCCTGGATGTCCGAATGGGGGAACCCGGCCGGTGGAGACACCGGTCACTCCTTTATGGAGGGCGAACCCGGGGAAGTGAAACATCTCAGTACCCGGAGGAAAAGAAATCAACCGAGATTCCGAGAGTAGCGGCGAGCGAAATCGGAGTAGCCCGTCTCTGTGTAGCCTGTATGTTAGAGGAATTACCTGGAAAGGTAAGCCACAGAAGGTGAAAGCCCTGTACTCGAAAACATACAGGTGGGACTAAGCAGAGACCTTAGCGAGTAGCTCGGGACACGTGTTATCCTGAGTGAAAATGGGAGGACCACCTTCCAAGGCTAAATACTACTTCCAGACCGATAGTGCACAAGTACCGTGAGGGAAAGGTGAAAAGAACCCCGGTGAGGGGAGTGAAATAGAACCTGAAACCGCTTGCCTACAATCATTCGGAGCCCTATTGTCCATTGGACAAGGGTGACGGACTGCCTTTTGCATAATGAGCCTGCGAGTTGTGGTCACTGGCGAGGTTAATCCGAGAGGAGGAGCCGAAGCGAAAGCGAGTCTGAATAGGGCGACATAGTCAGTGGCTGCAGACCCGAAGCTGAGTGATCTATCCATGGGCAGGTTGAAGGTGGGGTAAGACCCACTGGAGGACCGAACCGGTAGGCGTTGAAAAGCCTTCGGATGACCTGTGGATAGGGGTGAAAGGCCAATCAAACTCAGTGATAGCTGGTTCTCTCCGAAATGCATTTAGGTGCAGCGTCAAGAGGTAGCCATAGGGGGTAGAGCACTGATAGGGCTAGGGCGGCCCACAGCTGTACCAAACCCTGTCAAACTCCGAATACCTATGGTGTAATCTTGGCAGTGAGGCGTAGGGTGATAAAATCCTATGTCGAGAGGGGAACAACCCAGACTACCGACTAAGGCCCCCAAGTGATAGCTAAGTGGAAAAGGAGGTTTTCCTGCTTAGACAACCAGGAGGTTGGCTTAGAAGCAGCCATCCTTTAAAGAAAGCGTAACAGCTCACTGGTCGAGCGGGGGAGCGCCGAAAATATAACGGGGCTAAAGCTATCCGCCGAAGTCGTAGACTCTAGTTGGACTAGAGTGGTAGGAGAGCGTTGATGTCAGCGTCGAAGCTGTACCGGTGAGGAGCAGTGGAGCGGCATCAAGTGAGCATGCAGGCATGAGTAGCGATAAGATGGGTGAGAATCCCATCCGCCGAAAGCCTAAGGTTTCCTACACGATGCTCGTCAGTGTAGGGTTAGTCGGGACCTAAGACGAGGCCGAAAGGCGTAGTCGATGGAAAAACGGTTAATATTCCGTTACCTACTAATAGCGAGCCGAAGGGGGGACGCATAGGGCTAACCGAGGTCACTGATGGAATAGTGGCTCGAAGGGTGTAGGCTGTGAGGTAGGCAAATCCGCCTCACGCTAGGCCGAGACCTGACAGGCCCCCAAAGCTCTTCGGAGCGGAGGGGGAATCGGTGATGCCGTCGTGCCGAGAAAAGCCTCTAAGGCGTTTGAGCTATTAGTAGCCCGTACCGCAAACCGACACAGGTAGGCGGGATGAGTATTCTAAGGCGCGTGGAAGAACCCTCCCTAAGGAACTCGGCAAACTGGCACCGTAACTTCGGGATAAGGTGTGCCCCGAGTAGGTGAAGCCCCCTGCGGGTGGAGCCGAAAGGGGTCGCAGCGCAGCGCTCTTGCCGACTGTTTACCAAAAACACAGCACTCTGCTAACTCGCAAGAGGAAGTATAGGGTGTGACGCCTGCCCGGTGCCGGAAGGTTAAGGGGATCCGTTAGCCCTTTTGGGCGAAGCGGTGAACCGAAGCCCCGGTAAACGGCGGCCGTAACTATAACGGTCCTAAGGTAGCGAAATTCCTTGTCGGTTAAATACCGACCTGCATGAATGGCGTAACGAGTGAGGGGCTGTCTCAGGGAGGGATCCAGTGAAATTGTAGTGGAGGTGAAAATTCCTCCTACCCGCGGCAAGACGGAAAGACCCCGTGGACCTTTACTACAGCTTGGCATTGTAGGTGGGATATCCATGTGCAGGATAGGTGGGAGGCTATGAAGCCCGGGCGCCAGCTCGGGTGGAGCCGTCCTTGAGATACCACCCTTGGATATCCTGCCTACTAACCCGCAGCAGTAATCCTGCTGGGGGACAGTGCCTGGCGGGTAGTTTGACTGGGGCGGTCGCCTCCTAAAGAGTAACGGAGGCTCACAAAGGTTGGCTCATGACGGTTGGAAATCGTCAGCAGAGTGTAAAGGCACAAGCCAGCCTGACTGCGAGACAAACAGGTCGAGCAGAGACGAAAGTCGGTCTTAGTGATCCGGTGGTTCTGAGTGGAAGGGCCATCGCTCAAAGGATAAAAGGTACCCCGGGGATAACAGGCTGATCTCCCCCGAGAGCTCACATCGACGGGGAGGTTTGGCACCTCGATGTCGGCTCATCGCATCCTGGGGCTGGAGCAGGTCCCAAGGGTATGGCTGTTCGCCATTTAAAGCGGTACGCGAGCTGGGTTCAGAACGTCGTGAGACAGTTCGGTCCCTATCTGCCGTGGGCGTAGGAAGGTTGAGGAGAGCTGACCCTAGTACGAGAGGACCGGGTTGGACGAGCCACTGGTGTACCAGTTGTCCTGCCAAGGGCAGTGCTGGGTAGCCAAGCTCGGAAGGGATAACCGCTGAAAGCATCTAAGCGGGAAGCCCACTCCAAGATGAGCCTTCCCATGAGGGTGCAGGAAGACTACCTGCTTGATAGGCTGGGGGTGTAAGCCCTGCGAGGGGTTGAGCTGACCAGTACTAATAACCCGAATGGCTTTACTTGCGGTGATGGACAAGACTTTTAACAGCTAACTTTCAGTATATAGTATCAATCCTAGCGGGAAAAGCGTAGGGGAAACACCCAGTTCCATTCCGAACCTGGCAGTTAAGCCCTACAGCGCTGATGATACTGCACCTTTCAGGTGTGGGAAAGTAGGTCCCTGCTAGGATTTATAGTATATACTGTAAGTCCTAAAGCTACTGATCATCTTCTCAATAATTTCTTTTAAACTACAACTGTCAGGGTCTGGCACTTTTTAAATTTGTTGCTTTTCTTGTTCTTATGTATGTTTATAGTGTTTACAATGTCTGTCAATATTTGTATGTTCCATCCTCTTCCTTTCGAATATTTGTAAATATCATCTTTATTTGTATGAGATTATAAATTTCTTTTTAATCATGTTTAAATGCTATAATTCGCATAAAAAAGGTTGAGTATGGTCAATTTGTTGATTGGAATATTTGGTATATATGTTTTTATTAAAATAGTTTTGGAAATAAAAGAAGTTTTATATATTAAAAACGTATTTGGACTCGGTGCCGTATTAATGGATATAGAAACATATAAAGACGCAGCGATATATTCTATATATAAGCACACTCTTAATATTTTTAACGCTTTAATTTCACTCTTTTTGGTAGTTTTTTGGCTTAGCGGAGGACTGTTTATTATCAATTTCTTACTTTACAAAAGTAATTCTTTGCTTAGTGAGCTTGAAATACTTTTGGCTTTTTTTGCAATAAACTACATTTTAACTTTGCCTATTAATATCTGGGAAAAGCATATAGATAAAAGGTTCGGTTTTAATGTAGCGCCTTGGAGTATGTTTTTAGTGGATGAAGTTAAAAAGATTTTTTTATTTATAATATTTGGTGGTGCATTTTTTGCAGGACTTATATATTTTATTGAGAATTTTAAAAACTGGTGGTTATACGGATTTGTATTCACATTCGGTGTAGTAATAATGATTAATCTTTTATATCCTTTTTTTGCACAGATGTTTAACAAATTTACTCCTCTTGAAGATGAAGGACTTAAAGATGCCATTGAAGAGATGATGGCTAAAGTCGGGTTTAAAAGCAGCGGTATATATGTAATGGACGCAAGTAAAAGGGATACGAGGTTAAATGCTTATTTTGCAGGGTTTGGTAATACTAAAAGGGTAGTGCTTTTTGATACGCTTCTTAAAAAACTTACCAAAGATGAAATTTTGGCAGTTTTGGGACATGAGCTTGGCCATTTCAAACACAAAGATATATTTAAAAACATTGCAGTTGTGGGTGTGATGCTTTTTGTATTGTTTGCTATATTCGGCAATCTGCCCGATACTCTTTTTAAAGAGCTTATGGTGCCTAAAATCGGTGCAAATATTATTATTTTGGCACTGCTTTTCAGTGAAGTGATTTTCTTTGTATTGCAGCCGTTTGTAAATCTTATCAGCAGACACAACGAATTTGCCGCCGATGAAATGGGAAGTGAGCTTGTAAGCAAAAAAGACCTTGCAAGCGCACTTAAAAAACTTGTAAGCGAAAACAAACACTTTCCGAGAGTCAGCAAACTATATTCGTTTATTTACTATTCGCATCCTCCTATTTTAGAAAGACTTGAAAAGCTGGAGAATGAGAAATGAAAGTATTGATTACAGGGATTAGCAGAGGGATAGGATACGGACTTGCGAAGTATTATATTGAAAACGGGGATGAAGTTTATGCAATAGGCAGAAAAAATCCCTTTGACGATGCTCTTAGGTTTTACAGGCTGGATGTAAGTGCATATGAGAAGATTCCCCATGCCATTGAGTCTCTTGAAATTGATGAGCTTGATTTGGCAATTTTAAATGCGGGAATATTGGGTGAGATTAAAGAGATGAAGTATTGGAGTGTTAAAGAGCTTCAAAATATATTTGATATTAATGTATGGGCTAATAAGGTTTTGATAGATGAACTTGCTCCTTTTACTGAAAAAATAGTGGTAATGAGCAGCGGGGCGGCCGTAAACGGAAACCCAGGCTGGGGAGGATATTCTTTAAGCAAATGTGCGGTAAATATGATGGTCAGTATCTACTCAAAAGAGATTGATTCTAAAATTTACGCTTTGGCTCCGGGAGTTATTGATACGGATATGGTAGAAAAGGTAATAAGCGGAGATCATTCCAAATTTCCAAGCCTTGACAGGGTCGAAAAGGGCAGGGTTAGTCTGGAAGAGGGAGTATTAAGAATTGTAAATACTATTGATAAACTTGACGGATTTGAAAACGGTAGTTTTGTGGATGTGAGGCTGGTTTGAAAATAAAAGACTTTTTAAAAGAAACAAACGGAAGCTACATACTTGAAAAAGTATTAAACAAAGACAAAACATGGCTGTTTTTGCATGATGATCTGGAAGTGCCGAAAGAAGCTGTTGAGATTTTGCGAAAAGTAAAATCAGGATATCCGGTTGAGTATATTTTTGAGGAAGTGTGGTTTTACGGGGACAGGTTTTATATAAAAGAGGGTGTGCTGATTCCAAGGGATGATACGGAGGTAGTACTGGAAAGAGCGATAAAGTTAATAAATGAAAAGTGTAAAACGAAAAGTGAAAAGTGTAAGATAGTGGATTGCTGCACGGGAAGCGGGGTGATAGCGATAGAAATTGCCAAGCATACAAATGCCAAAGTTATTGCAACGGATATTAGTGACACAGCCATTGAAGTGGCTGAAAAAAACATAGCTTTACATAATGTCGATGTTGAAGTAAAAAAATGTGATTTATTAAAATGTGAAGGAGAGGAGATAAAAGCCGACATTCTTGTTTCCAATCCTCCGTATGTGGAAAATTCTTGGCAAAAACCAAATGTTTATGAGCCGGATTTAGCGTTTTACGGAGGGGATGACGGGCTTGATATAGTAAAGGAGCTTATCCTTAAAGCAAAAGATCTGAAATACAAAGCTGCGGTAATAGAAATAGGGTATAACCAAAAAAATCTTTTAAGTGAATTTTTAAAAGACAAGGCTGAAAGTTTTGAATTTTTTAACGATTTGGCGGGAAATGTGAGAGGAATTGAGATTATTTTTTGAGTCTGTTTATAAAAAATATTGAAACAAGCGTTAATACAACTGTAATTTCAAATGTTTTAAATAGACCAATCTTTTCTCCCACAAGTCCTACAAGATAGACTATAACGGAGCTTACTCCGAAATTTATTCCCATATAGATGCTGTTGATAAAAGTCGGTTTGTTCGTTTTGAGATCATGTACAAACGCCAATAAAACCGGTG
This genomic interval from Nautilia profundicola AmH contains the following:
- a CDS encoding M48 family metallopeptidase, translated to MVNLLIGIFGIYVFIKIVLEIKEVLYIKNVFGLGAVLMDIETYKDAAIYSIYKHTLNIFNALISLFLVVFWLSGGLFIINFLLYKSNSLLSELEILLAFFAINYILTLPINIWEKHIDKRFGFNVAPWSMFLVDEVKKIFLFIIFGGAFFAGLIYFIENFKNWWLYGFVFTFGVVIMINLLYPFFAQMFNKFTPLEDEGLKDAIEEMMAKVGFKSSGIYVMDASKRDTRLNAYFAGFGNTKRVVLFDTLLKKLTKDEILAVLGHELGHFKHKDIFKNIAVVGVMLFVLFAIFGNLPDTLFKELMVPKIGANIIILALLFSEVIFFVLQPFVNLISRHNEFAADEMGSELVSKKDLASALKKLVSENKHFPRVSKLYSFIYYSHPPILERLEKLENEK
- a CDS encoding prepilin-type N-terminal cleavage/methylation domain-containing protein, producing MTSYTKLTKQKNYNFSSAFTMIELLVVIIIIGIIVATLSFNFSPNRLQLATDQLIKDIKFTQSLALKDDKYQPFPKSSSSEDQNQSKYWFKQWWQLRIGRTTNGNYFYEIFSDSVNSSNIFDKTANPLSEVALDPQTKKYLTGNYSANTDEDLNLSKMGISIIKDDNNNTLTSGSIRFVFDNVGNVYLDEGTSGDTGDINPFDTGRHLLTHNYKLRLCSDNNCNNCIAIEISPSGNVEQTNCN
- the prmC gene encoding peptide chain release factor N(5)-glutamine methyltransferase, with the protein product MKIKDFLKETNGSYILEKVLNKDKTWLFLHDDLEVPKEAVEILRKVKSGYPVEYIFEEVWFYGDRFYIKEGVLIPRDDTEVVLERAIKLINEKCKTKSEKCKIVDCCTGSGVIAIEIAKHTNAKVIATDISDTAIEVAEKNIALHNVDVEVKKCDLLKCEGEEIKADILVSNPPYVENSWQKPNVYEPDLAFYGGDDGLDIVKELILKAKDLKYKAAVIEIGYNQKNLLSEFLKDKAESFEFFNDLAGNVRGIEIIF
- a CDS encoding SDR family NAD(P)-dependent oxidoreductase — its product is MKVLITGISRGIGYGLAKYYIENGDEVYAIGRKNPFDDALRFYRLDVSAYEKIPHAIESLEIDELDLAILNAGILGEIKEMKYWSVKELQNIFDINVWANKVLIDELAPFTEKIVVMSSGAAVNGNPGWGGYSLSKCAVNMMVSIYSKEIDSKIYALAPGVIDTDMVEKVISGDHSKFPSLDRVEKGRVSLEEGVLRIVNTIDKLDGFENGSFVDVRLV